In the genome of Candidatus Zixiibacteriota bacterium, one region contains:
- a CDS encoding DUF933 domain-containing protein, with translation MKLGIIGLPQAGKTTLFNAVSGLTEAVGDYSRAIHRAVIKVPDERLENLARISNPAKVTHAEIEFLDAAGFSGKGKESRSDLEISPELRLMEALVLVLDAFNPGADPERDLRTLQDEMILADMMVLENNIEKLSRTIKLTGRMERARELEVLQKCQQALEENRPIAELKLSEEEDKLIRGYAFLSKKPQLAVFNISESSIPSIESLTKKYSIHIRPGVRDIAVICGKIEMEISQLAEEERAEFLKDLGIERPAVEKFIRQSYSLLGLISFFTIGPPEARAWTIPRGSTAPKAAGAVHTDFERGFIRAEVASYEDYMTHQTLPALKAAAKLHIEGKDYIVQDGDVILFRFNV, from the coding sequence ATGCTGTTTCCGGTCTGACGGAGGCGGTCGGCGATTATTCCCGCGCCATTCATCGGGCGGTCATCAAAGTTCCTGATGAGCGTCTGGAAAACCTGGCAAGGATTTCCAACCCGGCGAAAGTAACCCATGCCGAGATTGAATTCCTCGATGCCGCCGGTTTCTCCGGAAAAGGGAAAGAATCCCGGTCCGACCTCGAAATCTCGCCGGAACTTCGTTTAATGGAGGCGCTGGTGCTGGTTCTTGATGCCTTCAATCCCGGCGCTGACCCGGAGCGGGACCTGCGGACCCTCCAGGATGAAATGATACTGGCGGATATGATGGTTCTTGAAAATAATATTGAAAAACTGTCGCGCACTATCAAACTGACCGGCCGGATGGAGCGGGCAAGAGAGCTGGAAGTGCTTCAGAAATGTCAGCAGGCGCTGGAAGAAAACCGTCCGATTGCAGAATTGAAACTAAGTGAGGAAGAGGACAAGTTGATAAGGGGGTACGCTTTCTTAAGCAAGAAACCGCAATTGGCGGTTTTCAATATCTCTGAAAGTAGTATCCCCAGCATTGAGTCTTTGACAAAAAAATATTCCATTCATATTAGACCGGGTGTTCGCGATATTGCGGTGATTTGCGGAAAAATCGAGATGGAGATATCACAACTGGCTGAAGAGGAGCGCGCCGAATTTCTGAAAGACCTGGGCATAGAGCGCCCCGCCGTGGAAAAATTTATCCGGCAATCGTACTCCCTTTTAGGACTGATTTCCTTTTTCACCATCGGTCCTCCCGAAGCCCGCGCCTGGACTATTCCCCGCGGCTCCACCGCTCCCAAAGCGGCCGGCGCGGTCCATACCGATTTTGAGCGGGGATTTATTCGCGCCGAGGTGGCGTCCTATGAAGATTACATGACGCACCAAACCCTTCCGGCGCTCAAAGCCGCCGCGAAACTTCATATCGAAGGAAAAGACTATATAGTACAGGATGGAGATGTTATTCTCTTTCGCTTTAATGT